In Micromonospora sp. WMMA1363, a genomic segment contains:
- a CDS encoding class I SAM-dependent methyltransferase, with protein sequence MTHDFDDQYWQRHWHQVRGGQPRWLLSPNPYVVDAAGGRTPGRAMDAGCGEGTEAIWLAQQGWEVTAVDIASTVLRRAAARATEHGVPDVRWVGADLTVWKPDDLFELVTSHYAHPSGSQLAFYERLARWVAPGGTLLIVGHPHHHGAGQPRGHQPPAEASVTAADITAHLDGTVWAVDTAAEIARAMTGRTGQQVLLNDVVVRATRR encoded by the coding sequence ATGACGCACGACTTCGACGATCAGTACTGGCAACGCCACTGGCACCAGGTGCGTGGCGGGCAGCCGCGGTGGCTCCTCAGCCCCAACCCGTATGTGGTCGACGCGGCCGGCGGCCGAACGCCGGGGCGGGCCATGGACGCCGGGTGCGGCGAGGGCACCGAGGCGATCTGGCTCGCCCAGCAGGGGTGGGAGGTCACAGCCGTGGACATCGCGTCGACGGTCTTGCGGCGCGCCGCCGCCCGGGCGACCGAGCACGGCGTACCCGACGTGCGTTGGGTCGGGGCCGACCTGACCGTCTGGAAACCGGACGACCTGTTCGAGCTGGTCACTTCGCACTACGCCCACCCGTCCGGGTCGCAGCTGGCCTTCTACGAGCGTCTTGCGCGGTGGGTCGCACCGGGCGGAACCCTGCTGATCGTCGGGCACCCGCACCACCATGGGGCCGGACAGCCGCGCGGTCATCAACCTCCGGCTGAGGCGTCAGTCACCGCTGCGGACATCACCGCCCACCTCGACGGCACGGTTTGGGCAGTCGACACGGCCGCCGAAATCGCCCGTGCCATGACCGGCCGGACCGGCCAGCAGGTGCTGCTGAACGACGTCGTGGTGCGGGCCACGCGCCGCTGA